From Lemur catta isolate mLemCat1 chromosome 19, mLemCat1.pri, whole genome shotgun sequence, a single genomic window includes:
- the KLK15 gene encoding kallikrein-15, with translation MQILPQFTEDFSSSDPLPFLSLPESYSKWAQEGGKLLKGEECAPHSQPWQVALYERGRFNCGASLISPHWVLSAAHCQTRSMTVHLGEHNLRKRDGPEQLRAVSRVIAHPGYEARSHRHDVMLLRLAHPVRLTPQVHPVTLPTRCPSPGEACVVSGWGLVSNNEPGTTGSPESQVSLPDTLHCANISIISDTSCNKDYPGHLMNTMVCAGAEGGGTDSCEGDSGGPLVCRGVLQGIVSWGDVPCDTTTKPGVYTKVCHYLEWIREIMKRT, from the exons ATGCAAATCCTGCCCCAGT TCACAGAGGACTTCTCGTCCTCTGATCCTTtacccttcctctctctcccagaGTCCTATAGCAAATGGG CACAGGAAGGTGGCAAGTTGCTGAAAGGTGAGGAGTGTGCGCCCCACTCCCAGCCATGGCAAGTGGCCCTCTACGAGCGTGGACGCTTTAACTGCGGTGCTTCCCTCATCTCCCCACACTGGGTGCTCTCTGCGGCCCACTGCCAAACCCG CTCCATGACAGTGCACCTGGGTGAGCACAATCTGCGCAAGCGTGATGGACCAGAGCAACTGCGGGCTGTTTCTCGAGTCATCGCACATCCTGGCTACGAAGCGCGAAGTCACCGCCATGATGTCATGTTGCTGCGGCTGGCCCACCCTGTGCGCCTGACCCCCCAGGTGCACCCTGTGACGCTACCCACCCGTTGCCCTAGCCCGGGTGAGGCCTGCGTGGTGTCTGGATGGGGCCTGGTGTCCAACAATGAGCCTGGGACCACAGGGAGCCCGGAATCACAAG TGAGTCTCCCAGATACACTGCACTGTGCCAACATCAGCATTATCTCAGACACATCTTGTAACAAGGACTACCCCGGGCACTTGATGAACACCATGGTGTGTGCAGGAGCAGAGGGCGGAGGCACGGACTCCTGTGAG GGTGACTCTGGGGGACCCCTGGTCTGTAGGGGTGTCTTGCAGGGCATTGTGTCCTGGGGTGACGTCCCTTGTGACACCACCACCAAGCCTGGTGTCTATACCAAAGTCTGCCACTACTTGGAGTGGATCAGGGAAATCATGAAGAGGACCTGA
- the KLK1 gene encoding kallikrein-1, with protein MWFLVLCLALSLGQTGAAPAIQSRVVGGWECEKNSHPWQVAVYHFSNVECGGVLVHPQWVLTAAHCFSDKYQVWLGRHNLFDDEDTAQFVHVSKSFPHPQFNLSLLKNYTRADDEDYSHDIMLLRLTEPATITDAVKVLDLPYGEPEPEMGTICFASGWGSIKPENFSYPDNLQCVDLEILPNDVCDRAHPQKVTEFMLCAGDMKGGKDTCAGDSGGPLICNGVFQGLIGWGHVPCANPKMPSLYVRLQKYLEWIKDTMANNP; from the exons ATGTGGTTTCTGGTTCTGTGCCTCGCCCtgtccctggggcagactg GTGCTGCACCGGCCATCCAGTCCCGGGTTGTGGGAGGCTGGGAGTGTGAGAAGAATTCCCACCCCTGGCAGGTGGCTGTGTACCATTTCAGCAACGTCGAGTGTGGGGGTGTCCTGGTGCACCCCCAGTGGGTGCTCACAGCTGCCCACTGCTTCAGCGA CAAGTACCAGGTCTGGCTGGGTCGCCACAACTTGTTTGACGATGAAGACACAGCCCAGTTTGTCCATGTCAGTAAGAGCTTCCCACACCCACAATTCAACCTGAGCCTCCTGAAGAACTACACCCGCGCGGATGACGAGGACTACAGCCATGACATCATGCTGCTCCGCCTGACGGAGCCGGCCACGATCACGGACGCTGTGAAGGTCCTGGACCTTCCTTACGGGGAACCCGAACCTGAAATGGGGACCATCTGTTTTGCCTCTGGCTGGGGCAGCATCAAACCAGAGAACT TTTCATACCCAGACAACCTCCAGTGTGTGGACCTTGAAATCCTGCCTAATGATGTGTGTGACAGAGCCCACCCCCAGAAGGTGACAGAGTTCATGCTGTGCGCTGGGGACATGAAAGGTGGCAAAGACACCTGCGCG GGTGACTCGGGGGGCCCACTGATCTGCAATGGCGTGTTCCAAGGTCTCATAGGATGGGGCCACGTCCCATGTGCCAACCCCAAGATGCCCTCACTCTACGTCAGACTGCAGAAGTACCTTGAGTGGATCAAGGACACCATGGCAAACAACCCCTGA